AAAGTATAGAAGAAGCAATCATTGGTAGTATAAAAGTAAGAACAAGACCTGTTTTAATGACTGCATTTGGAACATCAGCAGGTATGATACCAATTGCTTTAGGCTGGGCACTTGGACTTGAAAGGCTGGCACCGCTTGGAACAGTAGCAATAGGAGGTCTTATAGTTGGAACATTCCTGACACTGATATACGTTCCATTGCTTTACTACTTTATGTATTTACTTAGGCAGAAGCTTTTCAGGAAAAATAAAGAAACAACGAATTTAACTTGATTTAAAAAATCAAACAGTGTTATATTTTATTAGCCAAACAAAAATAAGGAGGACCGATTATGGCATTTGATTTAACTATTAAGTATGCCGGTGAAGGTGGTGAAGGTGTTATATCTGCCGGTGATTTCACAATGAGAGCTGCTTCAAATTTAGGTTATGAAGTTGTTACTTTCAAATCTTTCCCAGCTGAAATTAAAGGTGGTTATGCACTTTCTCAGGTAAGAATGTCTGATGAAAAGATCCTCTCCCAAGGGGATGGTTTCGATATACTTGTTGCATTTAACGGTGAAGCTTATGAAGTAAATAAACCACTTCTTCAAAAAGGAAAAGTTTTAATCTGGGACGGACCTGAAGGTGGTGATTTTGAACCTGATTTAGAAGAATTAGAAAAACTGGGCGTTTTCACATATGCAGTTCCAATGTCAAAACTTGCAAAAGAAGAAGTAGGAGCTTATATCACAAAGAACGTTGTTGCAATGGCTGCTGTTTTTGAGCTTTTCGGCTTCCCTATGGAAGTTCTCAAAGAAGAGATTGTTAAAAAATTCTCTAAAAAAGGTGAAGATGTAGTTAACCTTAACTTCAAAGCTATTGAAGTTGCACAAAATTATGTAAAAGAACACCTCAAAAAAATAGACCCATACAAAGTTCCGGGACCACTGCCAAAGAAAGATGTTATTATTCTTGAAGGTAATCAAGCTATAGCTCTCGGAGCAGCCGTTGCCGGAGTTAAAGTTTACGCTGCATATCCAATTACACCTGCTACAACAGTAGGAAACTATCTTGCTCCAATAATTCTAAAAACAGGTGGATATGTTTATCAGGCTGAAGATGAAATTTCTTCTGCTGCAATTGTTCTTGGTGCTTCATTCTCTGGAGTTAAAGCTATGACAGCAACATCTGGACCAGGTATATCCCTTATGCAAGAGCTTATAGGTCTTGGTTCTATGGCAGAAATACCATCTGTCTTTGTGGACGTTCAAAGAGGTGGCCCATCAACAGGTATGCCAACAAAACACGAACAGGCAGACCTCTTTGCTGCTGCTTTAGGTGGACACGGTGAAGGACCAAGGGTCGTTATAGCTCCAACAAACGTAGAAGAAAACTTTTATCTCACAATAGAAGCATTTAACCTTGCAGAAAGATACCAACTTCCTGTTTTATTCCTAACAGACGGTTCACTTTCACTTAGAGCTGAAGCTATACCAACTCCTAATGTGAAAGAAATCCAATCCAAGCTTATAGAAAGACCGGTAGTTAAGAAAGATGAAGTTACAGAAGAAGCGTTAGAAAAACTCAACAGATATGCTGTAACAGACACAGGAATTTCACCAATGTTCGTTCCGGAAGTATCACCTAAGCCATATACAGCTACAGGGCTTGAACACGGTGAAGATTCTTCTCCAAGAACAAACCCTGAAACAAGGGTTAAAATGATGGAAAAAAGATGGAGAAAAGTCCAGAATATAGAAGAAGAAAATCCACAGCTAATAGAATGGGATTTAGGAGACCTTCAGGAAGGAGAAAAAGCAGATATTGCAGTAATAGCATGGGGATTAACAGCGTCCATTACAAAAGAAGCTGTTTTAAGACTTAGAAAGAAAGGATATAAAATAGCAGCTTTATATCCAAAACTTTTATTCCCTGTTCCTAAAAATGCTATAGAAAAAGTAGTTTCAATGGCAGATAAAGTTCTTGTCCCAGAAACAAGCTATCTTGGTCAATTTGCAAGATTTATAAGAATGTTTACCGATGTTCCTGCATCTAAAATTGAACAATTAAATGTTTATAGAGGTGAACCATTTATTCCTAAAGAAATAGAGGAAAAAATCATAGAAATTGTTGGAAAAAAAGTTAATGCTTAATATGGGAGATTTTTCTCCCTTTATATAAATCAAATAAACCAAGGAGGTAATTATTATGTCTATACAATTTGTAAGATTAGAGGAAAATCTTCCACCTAAAGAATACAGAAGTAATATAGAGCCTACATGGTGTCCAGGATGTGGGGACTTTGGTGTGGTTTCTGCACTAACAAAAGCTTTTTCTGAGGAAAAATTTGACCCTACTGCTTTAGAACTTGTTTCAGGAATTGGATGTTCTTCAAGATTGCCGCTTTTTATGAATGCATTTGGTCTTCACACAGCGCACGGAAGAGCTATACCAGCAGCTGTAGGGGCGAGACTCGCAAAACCTGAAGTTCCAACTGTTGTTACAGCAGGTGATGGTGACCTGTTTTCAATCGGTATGGAGCACTTCCCCCATGCAGCAAGAAAAAATTTCAATATGACTGTTATCATGATGGATAACAGAATGTATGCTTTGACAAAAAACCAGGTTTCTCCAACCTCAAGAAAAGGATATAAAGGTTCTTTAACACCTTATGGAAATATTGATGAACCAATGAATGTTCTTTCTTTTGCTATAGCTTCCGGAGCAACTTTTGTTGCTCAGTCATACTCTGGAAATCCAAAACACTTAACAGAAATTATAGAAGCAGCTATTGAACATAAAGGTTTCTCTTTTGTAAATGTTTTATCTCCTTGCCCAACGTTTAACAAAATAGATACATTCAAATACTACAAAGGAAGACTCATTGATATAAACAAAGAACTTGGACATGACCCTACAGACACGGCAAGAGGACAGGAATTAGCTGCCCAT
The Persephonella sp. DNA segment above includes these coding regions:
- a CDS encoding 2-oxoacid:acceptor oxidoreductase subunit alpha; protein product: MAFDLTIKYAGEGGEGVISAGDFTMRAASNLGYEVVTFKSFPAEIKGGYALSQVRMSDEKILSQGDGFDILVAFNGEAYEVNKPLLQKGKVLIWDGPEGGDFEPDLEELEKLGVFTYAVPMSKLAKEEVGAYITKNVVAMAAVFELFGFPMEVLKEEIVKKFSKKGEDVVNLNFKAIEVAQNYVKEHLKKIDPYKVPGPLPKKDVIILEGNQAIALGAAVAGVKVYAAYPITPATTVGNYLAPIILKTGGYVYQAEDEISSAAIVLGASFSGVKAMTATSGPGISLMQELIGLGSMAEIPSVFVDVQRGGPSTGMPTKHEQADLFAAALGGHGEGPRVVIAPTNVEENFYLTIEAFNLAERYQLPVLFLTDGSLSLRAEAIPTPNVKEIQSKLIERPVVKKDEVTEEALEKLNRYAVTDTGISPMFVPEVSPKPYTATGLEHGEDSSPRTNPETRVKMMEKRWRKVQNIEEENPQLIEWDLGDLQEGEKADIAVIAWGLTASITKEAVLRLRKKGYKIAALYPKLLFPVPKNAIEKVVSMADKVLVPETSYLGQFARFIRMFTDVPASKIEQLNVYRGEPFIPKEIEEKIIEIVGKKVNA
- a CDS encoding 2-oxoacid:ferredoxin oxidoreductase subunit beta, translated to MSIQFVRLEENLPPKEYRSNIEPTWCPGCGDFGVVSALTKAFSEEKFDPTALELVSGIGCSSRLPLFMNAFGLHTAHGRAIPAAVGARLAKPEVPTVVTAGDGDLFSIGMEHFPHAARKNFNMTVIMMDNRMYALTKNQVSPTSRKGYKGSLTPYGNIDEPMNVLSFAIASGATFVAQSYSGNPKHLTEIIEAAIEHKGFSFVNVLSPCPTFNKIDTFKYYKGRLIDINKELGHDPTDTARGQELAAHALDADNPELENAEPFKGKRPIGIFYKVEKETFEEKVEALKEKYKPENPETMWDEIINQYRP